Within the Paenibacillus sp. AN1007 genome, the region GAATTAACCAAATACGCCCGCAAGGCAGTAACTCAAGGGCTTGTTGTAGGACCTGGAGGCAATATAAGTGCACGCTCGGGCAGTACGATGCTGTTATCGCCAAGCGGCTATGCACTTGAGGACATTGAACCGGATGAATGGATTGCTGTTGACATCGAGACAGGAGAAACACAATCAGAATCCACACGGCCTTCCTCGGAAGTGCTGATGCATCTGTACAGCTATCGTGTGAACCCGGATATTCAGGCTGTTGTGCATACACACCCGGCATACACGATCGCGCTCAGTCTTGTTTTTGACCATCTTCCGCATCTGTTCCCGGATCAATCCGCTCTAGTGGGTGATATCGGATTTGTGCCTTACGTGCTTCCAACCACGAAACTTCTCGCTGATGTCTGCAGCCGCAAAAATCACCGAGCATACTGCGCTCATTCTTATGAATCACGGACTGGTGACAACAGGCAAAAATCTGCGTGAGGCCTATTACCGAACACAGGTGGTAGAGGAGAGTGCGAAAGTATACATGATTGCGAAGGCTGCAGGAGAACCTCGAATTTTGACAGCTGAGCAGTACAAAGAGATCCAATCACTGGAAAGCGAAGCCTATCGGGTACAGCTGCTGCAGCAGCAGATTAAGTGATAATCGGTCATAGGATGATAGGATTATGATAAGTATGAATTGGAAAAATAATAAAGAACGGTGCATTTATTTCATCAAAATGTGACATCGCGAATGCCAAGAGCTGCCTTTTTCTCGACAACTATTGCATATCCGAAAATACCGAGTATAATACTGGGTAAATAGAACGATAAGGGGATGCAGTAAACGATGAAAACATATGCTGAATTGAACTCACTTCTTGTTGACGATTATCTGGATCTCCTGAACATGGCAAAACAACTCGGGGACGAAGAATGGAAGGAAGCTATCCTGCAAGCATTGAAGGAAGAAGTCGATGCCAACCATCACATGGACTCAACTGAAGTAAGGCAGGATCTCTGGAATCAGTTCGAAGACATTAATGAGCAGATGCACGAGCTGCTGCTGCAGTTAAAACAAGCCGACCACCCCGAAGAGAAAGAACAGATTATTGAGATGATCTGGGGGCTGAAAATAGACCGTCATGCCATTACCCGAAAGCTTGAAACGATGAGCCGCGCCAGCGCTGGAACACATAAGCTGTAAGGTTAGAACGAAGAGTAAAGAGAACTACTGACGTAATTTATACAGAACAGGTATTTTGTTTGTTTTAAATAGAGAACTGTTTTATAGGATAGAAGCTGTATGTTTCAATTCTAGATGCTTATATGAAAGAACCCGCACACATCTTGAGATAATCAATCAGGACGTTGTGCGGGTTTGTTTATTTTATGAGCCTAAAATTGTTTGGCAAAACGCTGCGCTTCTTCGATTCCTTTTTGTTTGATCTCCTCGGCACGTTCCTTATACTGGTTATGTCCTTCCACAAAGATACCATCCAGTTTCGGCACACCCAGAAATGACATGATAATACCTAAGTACCGATGTCCTGACTCCATCTGAGCCGCAGGTCCTTCCGAATAAATGCCGCCCCGTGCTTGGATGTGCAGTGCTTTTTTGTTCGTTAGCAGTCCTACCGGTCCTTGTTCGGTGTAACGAAACGTTTTGCCCGCTACACAGATGGAATCGATATATGCTTTGAGCACAGGTGGGAAAGAGAAATTCCACAGCGGTGAGACGAAAACATACTTATCTGCACTCGCGAACTGATCGGACAGTTCATTCAGACGCTGGACTTTGGATTGTTCCTCAGAGGTGAGGTCGCCACCTGTCTGCAGTTTTCCCCATCCGCTGAATACATCCGCATCAATATACGGGATGTGTGAACGGTACAGATCGAGATGAATGATTTCGTCTGAGGCATGGCTTTCCTTGTAAGCGTCGATAAAAGCTTTACCGGCGGCCATACTGAAAGAGGTTTGATGATCATGCGGATGGGCAGTAATGTACAGTAAAGTAGACATGCTTGAGTTCCTCACTTTCGAATGGAATTTGATATCATAAAATCAAGGTGGTAAAAACTAAAGAGACACCTGAACAGCTCCCGTGACTGGAGTAGTATGATGTGCAGTGCCTTGTTTTATACATCCGTTGAAGCCCTGATGACGGAATCAGGAAGCAGAGTGAACACCATAATACAGGATGAGGAGTTCTCATGTTTTTGTTTGAATAGATAGAAAGCTGAGGCCGGATTTTGTTTTGGCAAAATATAGTGATGGAATACTTAATATATGTATAATATAAAAAACAGTATGCTTGCTTCTGCACTGTAATGAACCGCATTTCCGGGGTTGGCAGTGCGGGCGCTTCAGCATTCGTTCGTTAGCTGTAATGGAAGAATGGAACGTTTTATTTTTTGACGATAATGAAGATGAGTGAGATGAGCACATATGGGAATGGACCTGGAGAAACAGCGGTTAAGCATTGAAGCGGCAAAATTGTATTATCAGTCCGATTACAGCCAGCAGGACATTGCCTCAAGACTGGGCGTATCCCGCCCCACGGTATCGAGACTTCTTCAGTACGCCAAGGACCGAGGTTACGTGCGTATTGAAATTATGGACCCGCTGGAGGATATTGATATTATCGCCGGAGAGCTAAAGGTCAAATATAATCTGGAGACGGCTCTGGTATGTTTTGCACCTTTAAAGAGTGATGAGGAGATCCAGAAGCATATCAGCAAGAGGGCCGCGGACTACTTGCAGGAAACTGTGCAGGACGCCGATATTATTGGGGTCACGTGGGGAACGACAATGCATGCGGTTGCTCGCCAGCTAAGACCCAAGCAGGTCAAGGGTGTTGAAGTGGTACAGCTTAAAGGGGGAGTAAGCCACTCCCATATCAATACTTACGCCGCGGAGATCGTGCACCTGTTTGCAGAAGCTTTTCACACGGTTCCAAGGTATTTGCCGCTCCCGGTGATCTTCGATAATATCGAAGTGAAAAAAATGGTTGAGGCCGATCGCCACATTGGACGTATTGTCGAACTCGGAAGACAGGCTAACATTGCGATATTCACCGTAGGAACGGTGAAAGAGGATGCACTTCTGTTCAAGCTGGGATATTTTAATGAGCAGGAACAGCAGCTCCTGATGCATTCGGGTGCCGGTGATATTTGCTCACGTTTTTTTGATGCGGAAGGGCATCTGATCAGTGAAGAGATCAACAGCAGGACGGTCGGGATTGATCTGGCCGAATTAAGAAATAAGGAGAAGTCCATTCTTGTCGCGGGTGGCGGGCGCAAAATCGAAGCGATTCATGCAGCACTGAAGGGTCAGTATGCCAACATATTGGTTACGGACCAGTATACAGCGCAGGCTTTGCTTCGTTTATAAAGAAGGAGAAGGTAAGGTTTACTTGTCCCGGGCCTAAAATTCAATCTACAGATCAACAATGACAACATCTGCCACAGCACTTGGGCGGATGTTTTGCTATGTAAGGCAGAAAATAAGTATAGAAGGCAGTATTTTCGAGAGGTAACTTCGGAAGTGTAACAAAAAGTTCAACATTCTATCCTCAAACTCATTATGAACAAAGGTTCAAGTTGATTTTTACATATGTTCATGATAGTGTAAGGATATAAGTTCACAGTTCAGATAAGGGAGAGATTCAATTGACTACACCACAATTAGCCAAAA harbors:
- a CDS encoding sugar-binding transcriptional regulator, with the protein product MDLEKQRLSIEAAKLYYQSDYSQQDIASRLGVSRPTVSRLLQYAKDRGYVRIEIMDPLEDIDIIAGELKVKYNLETALVCFAPLKSDEEIQKHISKRAADYLQETVQDADIIGVTWGTTMHAVARQLRPKQVKGVEVVQLKGGVSHSHINTYAAEIVHLFAEAFHTVPRYLPLPVIFDNIEVKKMVEADRHIGRIVELGRQANIAIFTVGTVKEDALLFKLGYFNEQEQQLLMHSGAGDICSRFFDAEGHLISEEINSRTVGIDLAELRNKEKSILVAGGGRKIEAIHAALKGQYANILVTDQYTAQALLRL
- a CDS encoding class II aldolase/adducin family protein; amino-acid sequence: MSEQKIREELTKYARKAVTQGLVVGPGGNISARSGSTMLLSPSGYALEDIEPDEWIAVDIETGETQSESTRPSSEVLMHLYSYRVNPDIQAVVHTHPAYTIALSLVFDHLPHLFPDQSALVGDIGFVPYVLPTTKLLADVCSRKNHRAYCAHSYESRTGDNRQKSA
- a CDS encoding FMN-dependent NADH-azoreductase, producing MSTLLYITAHPHDHQTSFSMAAGKAFIDAYKESHASDEIIHLDLYRSHIPYIDADVFSGWGKLQTGGDLTSEEQSKVQRLNELSDQFASADKYVFVSPLWNFSFPPVLKAYIDSICVAGKTFRYTEQGPVGLLTNKKALHIQARGGIYSEGPAAQMESGHRYLGIIMSFLGVPKLDGIFVEGHNQYKERAEEIKQKGIEEAQRFAKQF